In Corvus moneduloides isolate bCorMon1 chromosome 12, bCorMon1.pri, whole genome shotgun sequence, the following proteins share a genomic window:
- the LOC116450131 gene encoding serine/threonine-protein kinase pim-2-like, producing MGRAGAMCDGGVLVIVLFLLLATVAVWWAVGHWQPRRRQAWRTKRCKRPGVQPRGSRRKRGAPVAPRSSRPRATPRKRPRAPASPLHSPCSCGPCVAVAQELQELMLLLWAHNGTWTLSETCQPAEGAEPVDRSPSSLGLTDFNNTGATLTTDVARESPEVQVGAQPDPGEPSQEQVAEQQVSWSQQLPAHSSQDAVPAVPAGNSPCLVAETTLKRPRRLVHLQEAAPRRPPTTRKAFLVAEQPCPWLFPLLLRPRLQKTPLWFAAAPDTPLCESSGCSPGSPQQQSPAHDAGDSDGAALPRCPPAPAAASARSPAPALPLASPTAARRWPLPGAQQEAGQKKKLQELYQLGPQLGSGGFGTVFSGIRLSDGSPVAIKRVARESVLQWYELPDGTRVPMEIVLMEKVGSGCHNIIQLLDWFELPDSFLLVMERPESSQDLLAFLLEQGFLCEEMARWLFCQVLEAVRHCTACGVLHRDIKPENLLVDPESGDLKLIDFGCGTFLQEQAFTRFAGTHTYSPPEWICLGCYHGHSATIWSLGVLLYVMVCGNMPFQEDRDIVSGQLFFWQQVSPECQHLIRWCLSKHPADRPALEEILRHPWVWGRRL from the exons ATGGGACGTGCCGGAGCCATGTGTGACGGTGGCGTCCTGGTGattgtgcttttcctgctgctggccactgTGGCTGTCTGGTGGGCAGTTGGCCACTGGCAACCACGGAGGCGGCAGGCATGGAGAACAAAGAGGTGCAAGCGCCCCGGGGTGCAGCCCAGAGGCTCACGGAGGAAGCGAGGAGCCCCTGTGGCTCCCAGGTCCTCCAGGCCTCGGGCGACCCCTCGCAAGCGGCCACGTGCTCCCGCGAgccccctgcacagcccctgcagctgcggCCCCTGCGTGGCCGtggcccaggagctgcaggaactgatgctgctgctctgggctcacAATGGGACATGG ACGCTCAGTGAGACCTGTCAGCCTGCAGAAGGTGCAGAGCCTGTGGACAGGTCTCCCAGCTCCCTTGGACTCACGGACTTCAACAACACGGGCGCAACCCTGACAACTGACGTGGCCAGGGAAAGCCCAGAAGTCCAAGTGGGAGCCCAGCCCGATCCAGGGGAGCCTTCTCAGGAGCAGGTGGCGGAGCAGCAAGTGAGCTGGAGCCAGCAGTTGCCggcccacagctcccaggacGCTGTGCCGGCTGTGCCAGCTGGCAACAGCCCATGCCTGGTGGCGGAGACGACCCTCAAGAGACCCAGGAGGCTCGTCCATCTCCAGGAAGCTGCTCCGAGACGGCCACCGACTACCAGGAAGGCCTTTCTGGTAGCAG AGCAGCCGTGTCCCTGGCTGTTTCCATTGCTTCTGAGGCCACGGCTTCAAAAAACTCCTCTCTGGTTTGCAGCTGCTCCTGACACCCCCCTGTGCGAGTCCTCGGGCTGTAGCCCCGGCAGTCCTCAACAGCAGAGTCCAGCCCACGACGCCGGGGACAGCGACGgtgccgccctgccccgctgccctccGGCTCCTGCAGCCGCCTCTGCgcgctcccctgccccagctctgccgcTCGCCAGCCCGACGGCTGCAAGGCGGTGGCCGCTGCCCGGCGCGCAGCAGGAAGCAG GGCAAAagaagaagctgcaggagctgtacCAGCTGGGCCCGCAGCTGGGCAGCGGTGGCTTCGGCACCGTTTTCTCGGGCATCCGCCTCTCGGACGGGAGCCCG GTGGCCATCAAACGCGTGGCCCGGGAGAGCGTCCTGCAGTGGTACGAGCTG CCCGACGGCACCCGTGTTCCTATGGAGATCGTGCTCATGGAGAAGGTGGGCTCTGGCTGCCACAACATCATCCAGCTCCTcgactggtttgagctgcctgacAGCTTCCTGCTGGTGATGGAGCGTCCGGAGTCATCGCAGGATCTCCTGgccttcctgctggagcaggggttCCTGTGCGAGGAGATGGCGCGCTGGCTTTTctgccaggtgctggaggcCGTGCGGCACTGCACCGCCTGCGGCGTCCTGCACCGGGACATCAAGCCGGAGAACCTCCTCGTGGACCCGGAGAGTGGCGACCTGAAGCTCATCGACTTCGGTTGCGGCACCTTCCTCCAGGAGCAGGCCTTCACGCGATTTGCTG GAACACACACGTACAGCCCACCCGAGTGGATCTGCCTTGGCTGCTACCACGGCCATTCAGCAACCATCTGGTCCCTGGGCGTGCTGCTGTACGTCATGGTCTGCGGGAACATGCCCTTCCAGGAGGACCGTGACATCGTGTCGGGGCAGCTCTTCTTCTGGCAGCAGGTCTCTCCAG AGTGCCAACATCTGATCCGCTGGTGTTTGTCCAAGCACCCCGCGGACAGGCCAGCGCTGGAGGAGATCTTGCGCCACCCTTGGGTATGGGGCAGGCGTCTTTGA